CATATATACCATTACCATGTTTTACTTCAACAATGTTCATATCTGATAATAAACGCATTGCTTTTCTAATGGTTTCAGGAGACACATTATACTCTCCCGCCAACGTAGATCTACCACTAATTTTCTTGTCTCTAGGGATTTCTTCTCTAGATATCCTAGATGCTACATCTACAGCAACTTTCATATAAACTGGTGTTGAATTTTTTTTTGGCATATATACACCTCCTCACAATTTTATCAACTAATTATACTCCATTATGTCGATATTTTCAATAAAATTTAGTGAGTCAATGCTGAAACAATATCTTGGTGATCAATAACACCACGTAAACGGTTCCTTTTATCAGTTACTGCAACATCAATATCGCTTTCGTCTAATTTAGAAAATGTTTCAAAAACAAATGCATTACGGTTAATGCTCTCCACTTCTTCAACGACAAAAGAATCAATCTTATGACCTGGATGCTTGCCAATAGTATCACTTTCAACGTAACCTAACAGCTCTTGTTTATCTCCAATGACATAGCAAAAATCTCTGTCTTTATTATTAAGGTCTTCCAGTATTTTGTCTGTTCTATCCCCTAGTTTCGCCAAGACGATAGGTTCTCTCATAACCGTCTTGACTCTTAGGATTCTTGATTTATCAACATCTTCAATAAAACTACTTACATAATCATTAGCAGGATTTTCAAAAAAATCCCTAGGTTTTCCAACCTGTACTAATTCACCATCTTTTAATAAAGCAACTCTATCACCCAACCGAAAGGCTTCGTTCATATCATGGGTGATAAAAATGATTGTTTTATCCATATAATCTTCAATACTTAGAAGTTCTGTTTGCATGTCTCTTCTAATCAACGGATCAAGAGCACTGAATGGTTCATCCATCAGTAGAATTTCTGGTTCATTGGTTAATGCTCTAGCTAAACCAACTCTCTGTTTCATACCTCCACTTAATTGTCTAGGAAAATAATTTTCCCATCCTTCCAGTCCTACAAGTTTTATTGCTTCTTTCGCTTTTTTCGCTCTCTCTTCTTTTGGAACATCTTGCACCTCTAGTCCATATTCAACATTTTTCAAAACACTTCTATGGCTTAATAAACCAAAATGTTGAAATACCATAGCTACCTTTTTTCTTCTTAATTCTTGT
The window above is part of the Vallitalea guaymasensis genome. Proteins encoded here:
- a CDS encoding quaternary amine ABC transporter ATP-binding protein, with the protein product MGKNKVEIKNLTLVFGNKKERALKMLDEGKSIQEIREKTGLAVGVNNISLDIEDGEMFVIVGLSGSGKSSLIRCMNMLNIPTKGELVIDGENICNYNKSQLQELRRKKVAMVFQHFGLLSHRSVLKNVEYGLEVQDVPKEERAKKAKEAIKLVGLEGWENYFPRQLSGGMKQRVGLARALTNEPEILLMDEPFSALDPLIRRDMQTELLSIEDYMDKTIIFITHDMNEAFRLGDRVALLKDGELVQVGKPRDFFENPANDYVSSFIEDVDKSRILRVKTVMREPIVLAKLGDRTDKILEDLNNKDRDFCYVIGDKQELLGYVESDTIGKHPGHKIDSFVVEEVESINRNAFVFETFSKLDESDIDVAVTDKRNRLRGVIDHQDIVSALTH